Proteins from a single region of Ananas comosus cultivar F153 linkage group 3, ASM154086v1, whole genome shotgun sequence:
- the LOC109707306 gene encoding probable galacturonosyltransferase 3 isoform X1, translating to MASRSRSFSSCGFLLLVVAIQFWILVHSVGSEKSDTVSLSFRFGASRSQKNGKEYRKMLNCRGCNGQKNINTPSAYTDVSGSVKFHTVKSVSLSASPVRKSSHEEPEQAKNLQIKELHLERKEQRNVKLIETAEDVKLQKQETDAGRSNHYNDDIRGQYSVWRREYGNILPDTTLKLMKGQIIMAKVYASIAEKRNLTDIAGKLKNHIASSEKATKDVNSDDKLPEGAHRHAEEMGKALSAAKEVLYDCAVIAKKLRAMVPSVERSITAQKEKGMYLLQYASKTIPAALHCLALHLTTDYFSQGHSNRSTSSSNRKRLEDTSLYHYAIFSDNILATSVVINSTVVNSKEPEKHVFHIVTDKLNFAAMKMWFIAHPPPKTTIDVQSHNAFKWLNSSHCLALGRSESTLSPGDAHLKHRNPRYLSVLNHLRFYMPELFPNLDKILLLDDDVVVQRDLTPLWSMDMKGMVNGAVEICGGSFHRFDAYLNFSDPRIYGNFYPHSCIWAFGMNIFDLKAWKNKDIMGVYHYWQEQNKDCDLWKLGSLPAGLVTFYHVTYPLEKHWHLHSLGYKRNISSSDIQKAAVIHYSGSYKPWLGSGLAIPEYRKYWSKYVPFDSRYLRRCHFYL from the exons TCAGAAAAATGGCAAAGAATACAGAAAGATGCTAAATTGTCGGGGCTGTAATGGTCAGAAG AATATAAATACACCTAGTGCATACACAGATGTCTCTGGCAGTGTTAAATTTCATACAGTGAAGTCAGTCAGCTTATCTGCTTCCCCGGTGCGAAAGAGCTCTCATGAAGAACCTGAACAGGCAAAGAATTTACAGATAAAG GAACTGCACCTGGAAAGAAAGGAACAAAGAAATGTAAAACTGATTGAAACGGCTGAAGATGTCAAACTCCAGAAGCAAGAAACTGACGCTGGACGATCAAATCATTACAATGATGATATTAGGGGACAATATAGTGTATGGAGGAGAGAATACGGCAATATTCTCCCAGATACGACTTTAAAACTCATGAAGGGTCAAATCATAATGGCTAAAGTCTACGCTAGCATCGCCGAGAAGAGAAATTTAACGGATATTGCTGgtaaattgaaaaatcacaTTGCATCAAGTGAAAAAGCTACCAAGGATGTAAATTCTGATGATAAACTGCCAGAAGG TGCACATCGACATGCAGAAGAGATGGGCAAAGCTTTATCTGCGGCAAAAGAGGTGCTATATGACTGTGCCGTTATTGCAAAAAAACTACGGGCCATGGTTCCATCTGTTGAAAGAAGTATAACTGCGCAGAAGGAGAAAGGCATGTATTTGTTGCAATATGCTTCAAAGACAATCCCTGCAGCACTGCACTGCCTTGCTTTACATCTCACAACAGATTACTTCTCACAAGGTCATAGTAATAGGAGCACAAGTTCATCAAACCGAAAAAGACTTGAAGACACCTCTCTCTACCATTATGCAATATTCTCGGATAACATACTTGCAACATCAGTGGTCATCAACTCCACTGTAGTAAATTCCAAGGAGCCGGAGAAACACGTGTTCCATATAGTCACTGACAAGCTGAACTTTGCAGCTATGAAGATGTGGTTCATAGCCCATCCTCCACCGAAAACCACAATTGATGTGCAGAGTCACAATGCTTTTAAGTGGCTTAATTCTTCTCATTGTCTAGCTCTTGGCCGTAGTGAATCTACTCTTTCACCTGGTGATGCTCATCTGAAGCATAGGAATCCCAGGTACCTGTCTGTGCTCAATCATCTCAGGTTCTATATGCCTGAACTGTTCCCAAACTTGGACAAGATACTGTTACTCGATGATGATGTTGTTGTTCAAAGAGATTTGACTCCACTCTGGTCTATGGATATGAAAGGGATGGTGAATGGAGCTGTAGAGATCTGCGGAGGTAGCTTTCACCGATTTGACgcatatcttaacttttcagacCCAAGAATCTATGGTAATTTTTATCCACATAGTTGTATATGGGCATTTGGGATGAATATTTTCGACTTGAAGGCGTGGAAGAATAAAGATATAATGGGAGTATATCATTATTGGCAAGAGCAG AACAAAGATTGTGATCTTTGGAAGCTTGGCTCGCTGCCTGCAGGCTTGGTCACATTCTACCATGTGACCTACCCACTCGAAAAGCACTGGCATCTTCATTCCCTGGGTTACAAGCGTAACATCAGCTCCTCGGATATTCAAAAGGCTGCGGTCATCCACTACAGTGGAAGCTATAAACCCTGGTTAGGCAGTGGCCTAGCTATCCCCGAGTACCGGAAATACTGGTCAAAGTATGTACCTTTTGACAGCCGCTATCTCCGTAGATGCCACTTTTACCTGTGA
- the LOC109707306 gene encoding probable galacturonosyltransferase 3 isoform X2 — MVVSPASDFSIARFCFWILVHSVGSEKSDTVSLSFRFGASRSQKNGKEYRKMLNCRGCNGQKNINTPSAYTDVSGSVKFHTVKSVSLSASPVRKSSHEEPEQAKNLQIKELHLERKEQRNVKLIETAEDVKLQKQETDAGRSNHYNDDIRGQYSVWRREYGNILPDTTLKLMKGQIIMAKVYASIAEKRNLTDIAGKLKNHIASSEKATKDVNSDDKLPEGAHRHAEEMGKALSAAKEVLYDCAVIAKKLRAMVPSVERSITAQKEKGMYLLQYASKTIPAALHCLALHLTTDYFSQGHSNRSTSSSNRKRLEDTSLYHYAIFSDNILATSVVINSTVVNSKEPEKHVFHIVTDKLNFAAMKMWFIAHPPPKTTIDVQSHNAFKWLNSSHCLALGRSESTLSPGDAHLKHRNPRYLSVLNHLRFYMPELFPNLDKILLLDDDVVVQRDLTPLWSMDMKGMVNGAVEICGGSFHRFDAYLNFSDPRIYGNFYPHSCIWAFGMNIFDLKAWKNKDIMGVYHYWQEQNKDCDLWKLGSLPAGLVTFYHVTYPLEKHWHLHSLGYKRNISSSDIQKAAVIHYSGSYKPWLGSGLAIPEYRKYWSKYVPFDSRYLRRCHFYL; from the exons TCAGAAAAATGGCAAAGAATACAGAAAGATGCTAAATTGTCGGGGCTGTAATGGTCAGAAG AATATAAATACACCTAGTGCATACACAGATGTCTCTGGCAGTGTTAAATTTCATACAGTGAAGTCAGTCAGCTTATCTGCTTCCCCGGTGCGAAAGAGCTCTCATGAAGAACCTGAACAGGCAAAGAATTTACAGATAAAG GAACTGCACCTGGAAAGAAAGGAACAAAGAAATGTAAAACTGATTGAAACGGCTGAAGATGTCAAACTCCAGAAGCAAGAAACTGACGCTGGACGATCAAATCATTACAATGATGATATTAGGGGACAATATAGTGTATGGAGGAGAGAATACGGCAATATTCTCCCAGATACGACTTTAAAACTCATGAAGGGTCAAATCATAATGGCTAAAGTCTACGCTAGCATCGCCGAGAAGAGAAATTTAACGGATATTGCTGgtaaattgaaaaatcacaTTGCATCAAGTGAAAAAGCTACCAAGGATGTAAATTCTGATGATAAACTGCCAGAAGG TGCACATCGACATGCAGAAGAGATGGGCAAAGCTTTATCTGCGGCAAAAGAGGTGCTATATGACTGTGCCGTTATTGCAAAAAAACTACGGGCCATGGTTCCATCTGTTGAAAGAAGTATAACTGCGCAGAAGGAGAAAGGCATGTATTTGTTGCAATATGCTTCAAAGACAATCCCTGCAGCACTGCACTGCCTTGCTTTACATCTCACAACAGATTACTTCTCACAAGGTCATAGTAATAGGAGCACAAGTTCATCAAACCGAAAAAGACTTGAAGACACCTCTCTCTACCATTATGCAATATTCTCGGATAACATACTTGCAACATCAGTGGTCATCAACTCCACTGTAGTAAATTCCAAGGAGCCGGAGAAACACGTGTTCCATATAGTCACTGACAAGCTGAACTTTGCAGCTATGAAGATGTGGTTCATAGCCCATCCTCCACCGAAAACCACAATTGATGTGCAGAGTCACAATGCTTTTAAGTGGCTTAATTCTTCTCATTGTCTAGCTCTTGGCCGTAGTGAATCTACTCTTTCACCTGGTGATGCTCATCTGAAGCATAGGAATCCCAGGTACCTGTCTGTGCTCAATCATCTCAGGTTCTATATGCCTGAACTGTTCCCAAACTTGGACAAGATACTGTTACTCGATGATGATGTTGTTGTTCAAAGAGATTTGACTCCACTCTGGTCTATGGATATGAAAGGGATGGTGAATGGAGCTGTAGAGATCTGCGGAGGTAGCTTTCACCGATTTGACgcatatcttaacttttcagacCCAAGAATCTATGGTAATTTTTATCCACATAGTTGTATATGGGCATTTGGGATGAATATTTTCGACTTGAAGGCGTGGAAGAATAAAGATATAATGGGAGTATATCATTATTGGCAAGAGCAG AACAAAGATTGTGATCTTTGGAAGCTTGGCTCGCTGCCTGCAGGCTTGGTCACATTCTACCATGTGACCTACCCACTCGAAAAGCACTGGCATCTTCATTCCCTGGGTTACAAGCGTAACATCAGCTCCTCGGATATTCAAAAGGCTGCGGTCATCCACTACAGTGGAAGCTATAAACCCTGGTTAGGCAGTGGCCTAGCTATCCCCGAGTACCGGAAATACTGGTCAAAGTATGTACCTTTTGACAGCCGCTATCTCCGTAGATGCCACTTTTACCTGTGA